A single genomic interval of Chitinophaga sp. 180180018-3 harbors:
- the galK gene encoding galactokinase, with amino-acid sequence MVQKTREKFIHLFEKEPLMVVSPGRINLIGEHTDYNDGFVLPAAVDKKIVYAIALNGTDQCNAHAVFTNETVSFGLDDVKPTPGWINYLMGVVYQLQQRGLPVKGFDCVVAGDIPVGAGMSSSAAVEGGLVAGLDKIFGYGLSRMEMALIGQKAEHTFPGVKCGIMDQFANLHGKKDQVMRLDCRSLEFEYFPFRFPDYKIVLCNSMVHHSLASSEYNVRRQQCEEGVKAIQALHPEVKSLRDATMAMLNEVKANLPAKVYDRCAYVIAEIQRVKDATALLKEGNLKKFGELMYATHEGLSTLYEVSCPELDFLVSLARKREEVAGARVMGGGFGGCTINLVKTDKVDEYVEFIKASYQQQYNKIPEVYVTVIEEGVSFPG; translated from the coding sequence ATGGTACAAAAAACCAGGGAGAAGTTTATCCACTTATTTGAAAAAGAGCCATTAATGGTTGTTTCCCCGGGAAGGATCAATCTGATCGGTGAACATACTGACTACAATGATGGATTTGTACTGCCGGCGGCAGTTGATAAGAAGATTGTATACGCCATAGCACTTAATGGCACAGACCAGTGCAATGCGCATGCTGTTTTTACCAATGAAACGGTTTCATTCGGGCTGGATGATGTAAAGCCAACACCAGGCTGGATCAATTACCTGATGGGCGTGGTTTACCAGCTGCAGCAGCGGGGATTACCCGTGAAAGGTTTCGACTGCGTGGTAGCCGGAGATATACCCGTGGGCGCGGGCATGTCGTCGTCGGCAGCAGTGGAAGGCGGATTGGTAGCCGGACTGGATAAAATATTCGGTTATGGCCTGAGCCGCATGGAGATGGCGCTGATCGGGCAGAAGGCGGAACATACCTTCCCCGGCGTGAAATGCGGTATCATGGATCAGTTTGCGAATCTGCATGGAAAGAAAGATCAGGTAATGCGACTGGATTGCCGCAGTCTGGAGTTTGAATATTTCCCGTTCCGTTTCCCTGACTACAAGATCGTACTGTGTAACTCCATGGTGCATCATTCCCTCGCATCGTCTGAATACAATGTACGTCGCCAGCAATGCGAGGAAGGCGTGAAAGCCATACAGGCGCTGCATCCGGAAGTGAAATCCCTCAGAGACGCTACCATGGCTATGCTCAACGAGGTGAAGGCCAATCTGCCTGCAAAGGTCTACGACCGCTGCGCATACGTGATTGCTGAGATCCAGCGGGTAAAAGACGCTACAGCACTGCTGAAGGAAGGCAACCTGAAAAAGTTCGGTGAGCTGATGTATGCCACCCATGAAGGATTGAGCACGCTGTATGAAGTAAGTTGCCCGGAACTGGATTTCCTGGTATCTCTTGCCCGGAAACGGGAAGAAGTAGCCGGCGCCAGGGTAATGGGAGGCGGCTTCGGTGGCTGTACAATTAATCTGGTAAAAACTGATAAGGTAGATGAATATGTGGAATTTATCAAAGCATCTTACCAGCAACAATATAATAAGATTCCCGAAGTATATGTGACTGTAATAGAGGAGGGCGTATCTTTTCCGGGATAA
- a CDS encoding Gfo/Idh/MocA family oxidoreductase yields the protein MNKQPLHRRSFLKNTAAAGIGLSMLGSSAKLFANEKKPKVRVGLIGVGARGLGHLNFCLHREDAEVIAFADPDTAYTVPKAKAMIEKAYGGKRKVAEYTNGPEDYRNMLKRDDIDAVIIATPWELHSIMAIACMKAGKTPAVEVCGASDIQECWEFVNVSEETGIPVFGMENVCYRRDVMAVLNMVRQGLFGELIHLQGGYQHDLRGVKFNNGKQYYGGGVEFGDKALSEAKWRTNHSVHRNGDLYPSHGLGPINNMININRGNRLLSLTSVATKSRGLHKYIVDNGGESHPNAKVEFKLGDIVSTLIRTNNGETIMLSHDTNSPRPYSLNFRVQGTNGLWMDDQQSVYVEKKSKYDEWEKTGDFKDPESYFGKYDHPLWKKYANDAAGAGHGGMDWFVLNSFFECIKRGAPYPLDVYDMATWYAITPLSEHSVAEGGSVQFIPDFTRGRWMNRKPIFALDDQY from the coding sequence ATGAACAAACAACCACTGCATCGCAGAAGTTTTCTGAAAAACACAGCGGCAGCGGGCATAGGTCTTTCTATGCTGGGCTCCTCTGCCAAACTATTTGCAAACGAAAAAAAACCTAAAGTACGGGTAGGCCTGATCGGCGTGGGTGCCCGCGGACTGGGACATCTCAACTTTTGTCTTCACCGTGAGGATGCGGAAGTAATTGCATTTGCGGATCCGGATACCGCTTACACTGTTCCCAAAGCCAAGGCCATGATTGAAAAAGCCTATGGCGGCAAGCGGAAAGTAGCCGAATATACCAACGGCCCGGAAGATTACCGCAACATGCTAAAACGTGATGATATTGATGCGGTGATCATTGCTACTCCCTGGGAACTGCATTCCATTATGGCCATTGCCTGCATGAAAGCGGGCAAAACACCAGCGGTGGAAGTATGTGGCGCTTCTGATATCCAGGAGTGCTGGGAATTTGTAAACGTGAGTGAAGAAACAGGTATTCCTGTTTTTGGTATGGAAAACGTGTGCTATCGCAGAGATGTGATGGCGGTATTGAATATGGTGCGCCAGGGATTGTTCGGAGAGCTGATCCATCTGCAGGGTGGTTACCAGCACGATCTGCGCGGAGTGAAATTCAACAATGGCAAGCAGTATTACGGCGGTGGTGTGGAATTCGGCGACAAAGCCCTTTCCGAAGCGAAATGGAGAACTAATCACTCTGTACACCGTAACGGCGATCTGTATCCTTCTCACGGCCTCGGCCCCATTAACAACATGATCAATATCAACCGCGGTAACCGCCTGCTGTCCCTGACTTCTGTGGCTACCAAATCCCGCGGTCTGCATAAATATATTGTCGACAACGGTGGTGAAAGTCATCCAAATGCCAAAGTAGAGTTCAAACTGGGCGATATCGTTTCTACACTGATCAGAACCAACAACGGAGAAACGATTATGTTGTCGCATGATACCAACTCTCCACGCCCCTATTCCCTGAACTTCCGGGTACAGGGTACCAACGGGCTCTGGATGGATGACCAGCAATCTGTTTACGTAGAAAAGAAAAGCAAGTACGACGAATGGGAAAAAACCGGTGATTTCAAGGATCCTGAAAGCTACTTCGGCAAATACGACCACCCGCTGTGGAAGAAATATGCCAACGATGCAGCAGGCGCCGGACATGGTGGAATGGACTGGTTTGTACTGAACTCTTTCTTTGAATGTATCAAACGTGGTGCGCCATATCCGCTGGATGTATACGATATGGCTACCTGGTATGCCATCACTCCGCTGAGTGAACATTCTGTTGCTGAAGGCGGCAGTGTACAGTTTATCCCCGACTTCACCCGTGGTCGCTGGATGAACAGGAAGCCGATCTTCGCACTGGACGACCAGTACTAA
- a CDS encoding alpha-L-fucosidase, translated as MKRYKLLLAGLLGFHFATAQEIKPYGALPSNAQVAWNDMEYYMFIHFGPNTFTNKEWGHGDEDPKVFNPTHLDARQWARTAKLAGMKGIVITAKHHDGFCLWPSKYSTHTVRESAWKDGKGDVLAELSAACKEYGLKFGVYLSPWDRNHPEYGKPGYNQVFANTLNEVLSGYGPVFEQWFDGANGGNIKQPYDWNLFHSVVYKNQPNAVIFSDVGPGCRWVGNENGIAGTTNWSTLNVKGFSPGAGGPPQKSLNEGNEGGEKWIPAECDVSIRPGWFYSPETNDKVKSLTTLLDIYYGSVGRNGNLILNVPVDRDGLIHPNDSTRLMELRRVLDATFKDNLAKKAVVTATNTRKNNAAVKVSYLTDGTNTTYWATTDDATTAAITLTYAKPVTFNRVVLQEYIALGQRVQRFSVEIKENGNWKEIANETTIGHKRMLRLPDYTTNAVRINILEAKAAPVISEVQLYKAPDVVATPRITRAADGKVTISCDGADVEVHYTLDGTEPGLSSPVYKGEKNTSIALPDGGVVKARAFLPKGKTSGAVATAKFDVAPGSWTVLHTDPAEKGHEAANAIDGNNQTIYISSRNEARYPHEFQVDLGKTLTLKGFTYVPPVGEAGGVIYGYEFYVSTDGKNWGRPVASGQFANIKNNPVLQQIPFNKVNARYIRLVATAPADEKQPWAGIAELGVVTR; from the coding sequence TTGAAAAGATATAAACTACTACTAGCCGGTTTACTGGGCTTTCATTTCGCTACCGCTCAGGAGATCAAGCCTTACGGGGCGCTGCCATCTAACGCACAGGTGGCGTGGAACGACATGGAATATTACATGTTCATTCACTTCGGTCCTAACACCTTCACCAACAAGGAATGGGGGCATGGTGATGAAGATCCGAAAGTATTCAATCCCACTCATCTGGATGCCCGCCAATGGGCCCGCACGGCGAAACTGGCAGGGATGAAGGGAATTGTGATCACCGCCAAACACCACGATGGTTTCTGTCTCTGGCCCAGTAAGTACAGTACCCATACCGTGAGGGAAAGCGCGTGGAAAGATGGCAAAGGCGACGTGCTGGCGGAACTCTCCGCTGCCTGTAAGGAGTATGGCCTGAAGTTCGGTGTGTATCTTTCTCCGTGGGACAGGAACCATCCGGAATACGGAAAACCCGGTTATAATCAGGTGTTCGCTAATACACTGAACGAAGTACTCTCTGGCTACGGACCGGTATTCGAACAGTGGTTCGATGGCGCCAATGGAGGTAATATCAAGCAGCCGTACGACTGGAACCTGTTTCACAGCGTAGTATATAAGAATCAGCCCAACGCCGTTATCTTCAGTGACGTAGGCCCGGGCTGCCGCTGGGTAGGTAATGAGAACGGTATTGCCGGTACTACCAACTGGAGCACGCTGAACGTCAAAGGCTTCAGTCCCGGAGCCGGCGGCCCGCCACAGAAATCGCTGAACGAAGGCAACGAAGGCGGTGAAAAATGGATCCCGGCGGAATGTGATGTGTCTATACGCCCGGGATGGTTCTACAGCCCTGAAACAAACGATAAGGTGAAATCATTAACTACGCTGCTGGATATCTATTATGGTTCCGTAGGCCGCAATGGTAACCTGATCCTCAACGTGCCGGTAGATCGCGATGGCCTCATTCATCCCAACGATTCTACGCGTCTGATGGAGCTGCGCCGTGTATTGGATGCTACTTTCAAAGATAATCTGGCGAAGAAAGCCGTAGTAACGGCAACGAATACACGAAAGAATAATGCTGCTGTGAAAGTATCGTATCTGACTGATGGTACTAATACCACCTATTGGGCCACAACAGACGATGCCACCACGGCTGCCATCACCCTCACCTACGCAAAGCCGGTTACCTTTAACCGGGTGGTGCTGCAGGAATACATCGCGCTCGGGCAACGGGTGCAGCGTTTCAGCGTAGAGATAAAAGAGAATGGCAACTGGAAAGAAATAGCGAATGAAACCACCATCGGCCACAAACGCATGCTGCGGCTGCCGGACTATACCACCAATGCCGTACGTATCAACATCCTGGAAGCCAAGGCTGCTCCGGTGATCAGCGAGGTGCAGCTGTATAAGGCGCCGGATGTGGTGGCCACACCACGGATTACCCGTGCTGCCGATGGGAAGGTAACCATCAGCTGCGATGGAGCAGATGTGGAAGTGCATTACACCCTCGATGGAACCGAGCCCGGTTTATCATCTCCCGTATACAAAGGTGAAAAGAATACCAGCATTGCCCTTCCGGATGGAGGCGTGGTAAAAGCCAGGGCCTTCCTGCCTAAGGGGAAAACCTCCGGAGCCGTTGCTACAGCTAAATTCGATGTGGCGCCCGGCAGCTGGACAGTTCTCCATACAGATCCGGCAGAAAAAGGCCACGAGGCCGCCAATGCCATCGACGGAAATAACCAGACCATATATATAAGTAGTCGCAATGAAGCCCGGTACCCACATGAGTTCCAGGTAGACCTGGGCAAAACCCTGACACTGAAAGGGTTTACGTATGTGCCGCCGGTGGGAGAAGCCGGAGGCGTGATTTATGGCTACGAGTTTTATGTGAGCACCGACGGTAAAAACTGGGGCCGCCCGGTGGCCAGCGGACAGTTTGCGAACATCAAAAATAACCCTGTACTGCAACAGATTCCCTTCAATAAAGTGAATGCGCGTTACATCAGGTTGGTGGCTACTGCGCCGGCAGACGAAAAGCAGCCCTGGGCCGGTATTGCCGAACTGGGAGTGGTTACCAGGTAA
- a CDS encoding GNAT family N-acetyltransferase produces MENQHIIVRVATPDDIHYSNTITDEMEASAKARGTGIAKRSPAYVELKMQEGKAVIAVTDKGEWVGFCYIEAWGHEEFVANSGLIVNPAFRGHGVAKSIKKKIFELSRKKYPDAKIFGLTTGLAVMKINSELGYEPVTYSQLTNDEEFWKGCRSCVNFDILTSKERKNCLCTAMLYDPVEKLKEAEEKAMAEKAAQEAEKQQPQMSVNASGHMQHKKRHRRFKGNIKLYERWLRFKRFVLLNSRKEGGATGSKKKFFLF; encoded by the coding sequence TTGGAAAATCAACATATCATCGTTAGGGTAGCCACTCCTGACGATATTCACTATTCAAATACCATCACCGACGAGATGGAAGCGTCTGCAAAAGCGCGTGGAACTGGTATTGCCAAACGTTCACCTGCTTATGTGGAGCTGAAAATGCAGGAAGGCAAAGCAGTTATAGCCGTTACCGATAAGGGAGAATGGGTGGGTTTCTGTTACATAGAAGCCTGGGGCCATGAAGAATTTGTGGCGAACTCCGGTTTGATTGTTAACCCTGCATTCCGTGGCCATGGTGTTGCTAAATCGATCAAGAAGAAGATATTCGAGCTTTCCCGGAAGAAGTATCCGGATGCCAAGATCTTTGGCCTGACTACCGGGCTGGCTGTAATGAAGATCAATTCCGAGCTGGGCTACGAGCCGGTTACCTATTCTCAACTGACCAACGACGAAGAGTTCTGGAAAGGCTGCCGCAGTTGTGTGAACTTCGATATCCTTACCAGCAAGGAGCGTAAGAACTGCCTGTGCACGGCCATGTTATACGACCCTGTTGAAAAGCTGAAGGAAGCAGAGGAAAAGGCGATGGCGGAAAAAGCAGCGCAGGAGGCCGAGAAGCAACAGCCACAGATGTCTGTCAATGCCAGCGGACACATGCAGCACAAGAAGCGGCACCGGAGATTTAAAGGAAATATAAAACTCTACGAGCGCTGGTTAAGATTTAAAAGATTTGTTTTGCTGAATAGCAGAAAAGAAGGTGGTGCCACCGGGTCTAAAAAGAAATTTTTCCTGTTCTGA
- the argG gene encoding argininosuccinate synthase encodes MKKVVLGFSGGLDTSYCVKYLTNEKGYEVHSVIVNTGGFSEEELQEIERRAYNLGVKSHKTVNAVHSYYDGVIRYLIFGNVLKNNTYPLSVSAERMSQALAIAEYVKEVGADAVAHGSTGAGNDQVRFDMVFHIMIPGVEIITPIRDLKLSREEEISYLKSKGVDMNFEKAVYSINKGLWGTSVGGKETLSSNGMLPESAWPTQLTKQGEEQLKLTFEKGELKAVNDQQFQHPAEAIQYLQTVAGPFAIGRDIHVGDTIIGIKGRVGFEAAAPMVIIKAHHALEKHVLTKWQLTWKDQLSQFYGNYMHEGQIMDPVMRDIEAFLQHTQENVTGDVFVTLMPYRFQVTGISSPYDLMSSKFGKYGEMNNGWSGDDVRGFSKIFGNQTMIWHQVKNSI; translated from the coding sequence ATGAAAAAAGTAGTACTGGGATTTAGCGGAGGGCTGGATACTTCCTATTGCGTTAAATATCTGACGAACGAAAAAGGATATGAAGTGCATTCAGTGATCGTTAACACTGGTGGTTTTTCTGAAGAGGAACTGCAGGAAATTGAAAGACGCGCTTATAACCTGGGCGTTAAGAGTCACAAAACTGTTAATGCAGTACATTCTTATTATGATGGCGTGATCAGGTATCTCATCTTCGGTAATGTGCTGAAGAACAATACCTACCCGCTGAGCGTAAGTGCAGAGCGTATGAGCCAGGCGCTGGCTATCGCTGAATATGTGAAGGAAGTAGGCGCTGATGCGGTAGCACACGGTAGTACCGGTGCAGGTAACGACCAGGTACGGTTTGATATGGTATTCCATATCATGATCCCCGGTGTAGAGATCATCACACCGATCCGTGACCTGAAACTGAGCCGCGAAGAAGAAATCTCCTACCTGAAATCCAAAGGCGTGGATATGAACTTCGAAAAAGCGGTTTACTCTATCAACAAAGGCCTGTGGGGTACTTCAGTTGGCGGTAAGGAAACACTTAGCTCCAACGGTATGTTGCCCGAATCTGCATGGCCTACCCAGCTGACCAAACAGGGAGAAGAACAGCTGAAATTAACTTTCGAAAAAGGCGAGCTCAAAGCAGTGAATGATCAACAATTTCAACACCCTGCTGAAGCGATTCAATACCTGCAAACTGTTGCCGGTCCGTTTGCGATCGGACGCGATATCCACGTGGGAGATACCATCATTGGTATTAAAGGCCGCGTAGGCTTCGAGGCTGCTGCTCCGATGGTGATCATCAAAGCACACCATGCGCTGGAGAAACATGTACTCACCAAATGGCAACTGACCTGGAAAGACCAGCTGTCGCAGTTCTATGGCAACTACATGCACGAAGGTCAGATCATGGACCCTGTGATGCGCGATATTGAAGCTTTCCTCCAGCATACCCAGGAAAATGTAACCGGCGATGTATTTGTAACACTGATGCCTTACCGCTTCCAGGTTACTGGTATCAGCTCACCGTACGATCTGATGAGCAGCAAATTCGGCAAGTACGGAGAAATGAATAATGGCTGGAGCGGAGACGATGTGAGAGGGTTCAGCAAAATATTCGGTAACCAGACAATGATCTGGCATCAGGTTAAAAATTCTATCTAA
- the argC gene encoding N-acetyl-gamma-glutamyl-phosphate reductase, with product MADNKKIRAGIIGGAGYTGGEMIRLLLNHPDVTISFVHSRSNAGNPLYAVHADLLGETELLFTSELSNDIDVMFLCLGHGESRKFLEATDVAPHVKVIDLSQDFRLGETVKERTFVYGLPELQRDLISKAQNIANPGCFATAIQLGLLPLAKAGLLKEVHTTGITGSTGAGQSLQATSHFTWRANNVSTYKVLTHQHLKEIRRSLQLLQPGFNEDVNFVPVRGDFPRGIWITSYLQSDLSLEEAVKLYKDYYAGHPFTHVSDKQIDLKQVVNTNKVLIQLEKTGSKLVIHSIEDNLVKGASGQAIQNMNIMCGLDETAGLKLKSIVF from the coding sequence ATGGCAGACAATAAAAAAATAAGGGCTGGGATCATAGGCGGAGCGGGCTATACAGGCGGTGAAATGATCCGGCTTTTGTTAAACCATCCGGATGTGACGATCTCATTCGTACACAGCCGGAGTAATGCAGGTAACCCGTTGTACGCTGTGCATGCCGACCTGCTGGGTGAAACGGAGCTGTTGTTCACCAGTGAACTGAGCAACGATATAGATGTTATGTTCCTTTGCCTGGGACATGGCGAATCCAGGAAGTTCCTGGAAGCTACGGATGTAGCGCCGCATGTGAAAGTGATTGACCTGAGCCAGGATTTTCGTTTAGGCGAAACCGTTAAAGAACGCACTTTCGTATATGGCTTACCGGAGCTGCAGCGCGATCTCATCAGCAAGGCGCAGAACATCGCCAATCCCGGTTGTTTTGCTACTGCTATTCAGTTAGGATTGCTTCCTTTGGCGAAAGCAGGATTGCTGAAAGAAGTACATACCACGGGTATTACCGGCTCAACCGGAGCAGGACAGAGCCTGCAGGCTACTTCCCATTTTACCTGGAGAGCCAATAATGTTTCTACCTATAAAGTGCTGACACACCAGCATCTGAAAGAAATACGACGAAGTCTGCAGCTGTTGCAGCCAGGCTTTAACGAAGACGTGAACTTTGTACCGGTAAGAGGCGATTTCCCGAGAGGAATCTGGATCACTTCTTACCTGCAATCTGACTTATCGCTGGAAGAGGCTGTGAAGCTGTATAAAGATTATTATGCCGGTCATCCTTTTACACATGTAAGCGACAAACAGATCGACCTGAAACAGGTGGTGAATACCAATAAAGTGCTGATACAACTGGAAAAAACAGGCAGCAAACTGGTGATCCACTCTATTGAAGATAACCTTGTGAAAGGTGCTTCAGGACAGGCGATACAGAATATGAACATCATGTGCGGACTGGATGAAACGGCCGGACTGAAACTGAAGTCCATCGTGTTCTAA
- a CDS encoding aminotransferase class III-fold pyridoxal phosphate-dependent enzyme codes for MKLFDVYPINDIIIEKAQGSNVWDDKGTQYLDLYGGHAVISIGHTHPHYVKRLTDQLHKVGFYSNSVKMPLQEQLATMLGKVSGKEDYQLFLCNSGAEANENALKLASFYNGKKTIIAFRKSFHGRTSLAVAATDNPKIVAPVNETDNVVFLPWEDEAALEQAFRDHEVSSVIIEGIQGVGGINVASESFLKKIRSLCDAHNAVFIADSVQCGYGRSGKFYSHDFAGVNADIYSMAKGMGNGFPIGAISIAPKIQPAYGMLGTTFGGNHLACAAALAVLEVIQEEKLIENAASIGNYLIEQLRTFDKVKEVRGRGLMIGIELPAELAHVRKELLFTHKIFTGEAKPNVIRLLPSLALQKAHADQFLEAFRKELNK; via the coding sequence ATGAAACTGTTCGACGTATATCCCATCAATGATATTATCATAGAAAAAGCCCAGGGTTCTAATGTTTGGGACGATAAGGGCACGCAATACCTTGATCTGTATGGCGGTCATGCTGTGATCTCCATTGGCCACACGCATCCTCATTATGTGAAACGGCTTACCGATCAGCTGCATAAAGTAGGCTTCTATTCCAATTCCGTGAAGATGCCTTTGCAGGAGCAACTGGCTACTATGCTGGGAAAGGTTTCCGGTAAGGAAGACTATCAGTTGTTCCTTTGCAACTCTGGTGCAGAAGCTAATGAAAACGCACTGAAGCTGGCGTCTTTTTATAACGGAAAGAAAACAATCATCGCTTTCAGGAAATCCTTCCACGGAAGGACTTCCTTGGCAGTAGCTGCTACTGATAATCCCAAGATAGTAGCACCGGTGAACGAAACAGATAATGTAGTGTTTCTTCCCTGGGAAGATGAAGCTGCGCTGGAACAGGCTTTCAGGGACCACGAAGTTTCTTCTGTGATCATTGAAGGTATACAGGGTGTTGGCGGTATTAACGTAGCCAGCGAATCTTTCCTGAAGAAGATCCGGAGCCTTTGCGATGCACATAATGCGGTATTTATTGCAGATAGCGTGCAATGTGGTTACGGCAGAAGCGGTAAATTCTATTCCCACGATTTTGCTGGTGTAAATGCAGATATCTATAGCATGGCGAAAGGCATGGGCAACGGGTTCCCGATAGGGGCCATCAGTATTGCTCCCAAGATTCAGCCGGCTTATGGCATGCTGGGCACCACTTTTGGTGGTAATCACCTGGCCTGCGCGGCAGCACTGGCGGTACTGGAAGTGATACAGGAAGAAAAACTGATTGAAAATGCAGCCAGCATCGGAAACTACCTGATTGAACAACTGCGGACATTCGACAAAGTGAAGGAAGTAAGAGGCCGGGGATTGATGATCGGTATTGAACTGCCTGCTGAACTGGCGCATGTGAGAAAAGAACTGCTGTTTACGCATAAGATCTTCACCGGAGAAGCCAAGCCTAATGTAATCAGGTTACTGCCTTCCCTGGCGCTGCAGAAAGCTCATGCAGATCAGTTCCTGGAAGCATTCAGAAAGGAATTAAACAAGTAG
- a CDS encoding acetylornithine carbamoyltransferase, which produces MKQFISTADVPSVPRLVDIALNYKKDPFRDKELGKNKTVGMIFLNPSLRTRLSTQVAAKNLGMEAVVFNIDKEGWALEMNDGAIMNGNTTEHVKEAAAVMGQYFDILAIRTFPGLKNKEEDYTEKYINQFIKYAGVPVVSLESATLHPLQSLTDVITIKENWQQTRKPKVVMTWAPHVKALPQAVPNSFAQWMNAWGEVDFVITHPQGYELDEKFSGNATIEYNQDKALQDADFVYVKNWSSYRDYGKITCTDPSWMFTNQKLNLTNAAKVMHCLPVRRNVVIADEVLDGPQSIVIPEAGNRVWAAQAVLSEILKG; this is translated from the coding sequence ATGAAACAATTTATTTCTACAGCAGATGTTCCCAGTGTCCCGCGGTTGGTGGACATTGCGTTGAACTACAAGAAAGATCCTTTCAGGGACAAGGAATTAGGTAAGAACAAAACAGTAGGAATGATATTCCTGAATCCCAGTTTGCGAACACGCCTGAGTACACAGGTAGCAGCTAAAAACCTGGGCATGGAAGCAGTCGTGTTCAATATTGATAAGGAAGGATGGGCGCTGGAAATGAATGATGGTGCTATCATGAATGGTAACACTACAGAACACGTAAAGGAAGCGGCTGCCGTAATGGGACAGTATTTCGATATCCTTGCCATCCGTACCTTCCCGGGGTTGAAGAATAAAGAAGAAGATTATACAGAGAAATATATCAATCAGTTCATTAAATACGCGGGCGTACCGGTGGTAAGCCTGGAAAGCGCCACCCTGCACCCTTTGCAGAGCCTGACAGATGTTATTACCATTAAGGAAAACTGGCAGCAGACCCGTAAACCTAAAGTGGTGATGACCTGGGCGCCGCATGTGAAAGCGTTGCCACAGGCGGTTCCTAACTCGTTTGCACAGTGGATGAACGCCTGGGGAGAAGTGGATTTTGTGATTACGCACCCACAGGGATATGAACTGGATGAGAAATTTTCAGGAAATGCAACCATCGAATATAACCAGGATAAAGCTCTGCAGGACGCTGATTTCGTGTATGTGAAGAACTGGTCGTCTTACCGCGACTATGGCAAGATCACCTGCACAGATCCTTCCTGGATGTTTACCAATCAAAAACTCAACCTGACCAATGCTGCGAAAGTCATGCATTGCCTGCCGGTAAGACGGAATGTGGTAATTGCAGATGAAGTACTGGACGGGCCTCAATCCATCGTTATTCCTGAAGCGGGTAACCGTGTATGGGCAGCACAAGCGGTGTTGAGCGAAATACTGAAAGGATAA
- the argB gene encoding acetylglutamate kinase, with amino-acid sequence MIDLFIIKVGGNVIDNPVLLQSFLGKFAAIPGKKILIHGGGKIATRIGDKLGIESKYVDGRRITDADTIDVVTMVYGGLVNKQLVAQLQANGCNAIGLTGADANIIPAVKRPVKEIDYGFVGDVYTDKLNTAPLRALLEAGTTPVFAPLTHDGKGQILNTNADTIASSLAIALSAYYSVRLIYCFEKKGVLRDPADDNAVINLINKEIYQQLLAEKVLTEGILPKLQNAFSAIDNGVKEVLIGHADDVLSNTTATVAGTLIC; translated from the coding sequence ATGATCGACTTATTTATCATTAAAGTAGGCGGAAACGTAATTGATAATCCGGTATTGCTGCAAAGCTTCCTCGGGAAGTTTGCAGCAATACCCGGTAAAAAGATCCTGATACATGGTGGCGGCAAGATTGCCACCCGTATCGGCGATAAACTGGGTATTGAATCGAAGTACGTGGATGGCCGGCGTATCACGGATGCAGATACCATTGACGTAGTGACCATGGTATATGGCGGTCTTGTGAACAAGCAGCTGGTGGCTCAATTGCAGGCAAATGGCTGTAACGCTATCGGGTTAACCGGTGCGGATGCCAACATCATTCCTGCGGTGAAGAGACCGGTAAAGGAGATCGATTATGGTTTTGTGGGAGATGTATATACAGACAAACTGAATACTGCACCACTGCGGGCGTTGCTGGAAGCCGGTACTACACCTGTGTTTGCGCCGCTTACACACGATGGAAAAGGACAGATCCTCAACACCAATGCGGATACGATTGCATCTTCCCTGGCCATTGCACTGTCGGCCTACTACAGCGTGCGGCTGATTTACTGCTTCGAAAAGAAAGGCGTATTACGCGACCCGGCAGATGATAATGCGGTGATTAACCTGATCAACAAGGAAATATATCAGCAGCTGCTGGCAGAAAAGGTATTAACAGAAGGAATATTGCCGAAATTGCAGAATGCATTCAGCGCTATCGATAATGGTGTAAAAGAGGTGCTGATCGGGCATGCGGATGATGTTTTGAGCAATACCACTGCAACAGTGGCAGGCACTTTAATATGCTAA